A genomic segment from Gopherus evgoodei ecotype Sinaloan lineage unplaced genomic scaffold, rGopEvg1_v1.p scaffold_33_arrow_ctg1, whole genome shotgun sequence encodes:
- the LOC115641189 gene encoding olfactory receptor 6N1-like, which yields MFLVIYMATVAGNMLITALVVSDKHLHTPMYYFLGNLSCLETCYTSTLLPRMLVSLLTEDKTISVSGCLSQLYFFCALAGTECCLLAAMSYDRYLAICKPLHYSTLMNNRLCLQLAAGSWLNGSLATTIFIVFISQLIFCGPNEIDHFYCDPVLLMELSCSDTHLSILVNLIFVSVFTLHPFLLTMISYMCISATILRIPSTTGRQKAFSTCSSHLTVVTIFYGTIMIFYMLPKHDMLIDLKKVLSLCFTVLTPLVNPLIYSL from the coding sequence ATGTTCCTAGTGATCTACATGGCAACTGTGGCTGGGAACATGCTCATCACTGCACTAGTTGTGTCTGATAAGCATCTTCATACCCCCATGTACtacttcctggggaacttgtcctgcttggagacctgctacacctccaccctcctgcccaggatgctggtcAGTCTCCTGACTGAGGACAAAACCATCTCAGTCAGTGGCTGCCTCTCACAACTGTATTTCTTTTGTGCTCTAGCAGGTACAGAATGCTGTCTCCTAGCAgcaatgtcttatgatcggtatttagcgatatgTAAACCCCTGCACTATTCAACTCTTATGAATAACAGGCTTTGCCTCCAGTTGGCTGCTGGGTCATGGTTAAACGGTAGCTTGGCCACTACCATCTTTATAGTATTCATATCACAGTTAATTTTCTGTGGCccgaatgaaattgaccatttctattGTGATCCGGTCCTATTGATggaactctcctgcagtgacacacaCCTGAGCATATTGGTGAATCTCATATTCGTCTCCGTATTCACCCTGCATCCATTCCTACTAACCATGATATCCTACATGTGTATCAGCGCCACCATCCTAAGAATCCCTTCCACTACTGGGAGACAAAAGGCCTTTTCTACCTGTTCCTCTCACCTCactgtggtgacaattttctatggcaCCATAATGATTTTCTACATGCTACCAAAACATGATATGCTCATAGATCTGAAGAAAGTGCTCTCTCTTTGCTTCACGGTCCTAACTCCCCTGgtaaaccccctcatctacagtcTGTGA